The genomic region GAACCGGATCAGCAGCTCCGCCCCGGCCGGCCACAGCGGGCTCAGCGCGGCCGCGGCGGTGCCCAGGACGGTGATCGGCGCGATGACCGGCGCCGCCGCCAGGTTGGCCGCGACCGCCACCACGCTGACCATTCCGGCCATCCCGGCGACCAGCGGCGCGGTGACCAGCTGGGCGGCGACCGCGACGCTGACCGCGGCGGCCAGCGGTTTGGGCCAGCCGCGGGCGATCAGCCGCTGCGTCCACACCGGGGCGATCACCACCAACGCCGCGGTCGCCGACACCGACAACGCGAACCCGATGTCGACGGCCAACTCCGGCGCGGCGACCATCAGCACCAGCACGCTGGCCGCCAGCGCCGGCATCGCCTGCCTGCCCCGGTGTGACAGCACGGCCAGCAGCGTGATCGCCCCCATCACCGCGGCACGCAGCACGCTCGCCGACGGCTGCACCACGACGACGAACCCCACCAGCGCGACCGCGGCCAGCCCGACCGCCACCCGCGGGCCGACCAGCACCGCGGTCAGCAGCACCGCCCCGCAGACGATCGTGACGTTGGCGCCCGACACCGCGGTCAGATGCGTCAGACCCGAGGTCTTGAAGTCGGCGACGGTCCGGCGCGGCACCGCCGAGATGTCGCCGAGGACCAGCGCGGGCAGCATCGCCGCCTGGTCGGCGGGCAGTGCCCGGCGCGCGGCGGCGGCGAACTCGGCGCGCACCCCGTGGGCGGCGCGGTGGATCGGGGCGGCCCGCCCGACCGCCGGGCGGCCGGTGACCGACAGCACCGCGACGGTGAGGTCGCGGCGGGTCGGGGCGCTGATCCGGGCCCGCACCCGCACCGGGGTGCCCACCGTCAGGTCCGCGACGTCGCGGCCCGCGGCGAACACCACCACGTCGCCGGTGGTCCGCCGGTCGTCAACCTGCAGCAGGGCGGCGCGGAACATCGCGCGGTGACCGCCGACGATGCGCGGTGTCTCGGTCGGGGCGACGACGACGGTGGCGACCGTCCCGTAGCGCTGCGTGATCGGGTGGCCGCGCACCTGCCCGACCTGCAGGGCCACCGCCAGCGCGAACGTCGCTGCCACCACCGCCACCGCGGCCAGGCCCGGGCCGACGCGCCGCGGTTCGTCACGGCGGGCCCACCAGCCGGCCGCCGCGGACACGGCGACGGCGGCGACAGCGGTGAGCCCCGCGCCCGCCGGCGGCCACAGGATGCCGGCGGCGGTGACCGTCCAGGCCGTCGCCGCGGCCGGGACCAGCCGCAGATCCAGCGGCGCCGCACCGGGCTCGGGCACCGCGGTCACACATGGACGTGCGGGCGCAGTTTCTCCA from Mycolicibacterium phlei harbors:
- a CDS encoding ComEC/Rec2 family competence protein, translating into MPEPGAAPLDLRLVPAAATAWTVTAAGILWPPAGAGLTAVAAVAVSAAAGWWARRDEPRRVGPGLAAVAVVAATFALAVALQVGQVRGHPITQRYGTVATVVVAPTETPRIVGGHRAMFRAALLQVDDRRTTGDVVVFAAGRDVADLTVGTPVRVRARISAPTRRDLTVAVLSVTGRPAVGRAAPIHRAAHGVRAEFAAAARRALPADQAAMLPALVLGDISAVPRRTVADFKTSGLTHLTAVSGANVTIVCGAVLLTAVLVGPRVAVGLAAVALVGFVVVVQPSASVLRAAVMGAITLLAVLSHRGRQAMPALAASVLVLMVAAPELAVDIGFALSVSATAALVVIAPVWTQRLIARGWPKPLAAAVSVAVAAQLVTAPLVAGMAGMVSVVAVAANLAAAPVIAPITVLGTAAAALSPLWPAGAELLIRFTGPELWWLLQVSRWTAAVPGAAVPVPSGLPGAVLVAAAGAAAAVSWRFRAGRAVVCATALAVMAWTVSGLSG